The following are encoded in a window of Flavobacteriales bacterium genomic DNA:
- a CDS encoding amidohydrolase has translation MQDLRVTLVQSMLHWEDAEANRRMFAERLRALADTTDLVLLPEMFTTGFSMRSEGLAESMDGPTVKWLREQAKTLGAAVYGSIIVEDGGRYFNRGLFVKPDGSVAHYDKRHLFRMAEEHAHFAPGIRRVVVEHGGWRILLQVCYDLRFPVFSRNREDYDLALYVANWPEARRRPWSQLLIARAIENLAYVAGVNRVGMDGKGIHYSGDSVALDPRGEAIGTLEPSKEGLLTVTLDAASLLEFRAKFPAHLDADRSTIEGL, from the coding sequence ATGCAAGATCTGAGGGTCACACTGGTGCAGAGCATGCTCCACTGGGAGGATGCCGAAGCGAACCGCCGCATGTTCGCCGAACGGCTGCGTGCACTGGCGGACACCACGGACCTGGTTCTGCTGCCGGAAATGTTCACCACGGGTTTCAGCATGCGCAGCGAAGGGTTGGCCGAGTCCATGGATGGCCCGACCGTCAAGTGGTTGCGCGAACAGGCGAAGACCCTCGGCGCGGCGGTCTACGGCAGCATCATCGTGGAGGACGGGGGCCGGTACTTCAATCGTGGTCTGTTCGTGAAGCCCGATGGCTCCGTGGCGCATTACGACAAGCGGCACCTCTTCCGCATGGCGGAGGAGCATGCCCACTTCGCTCCGGGCATCCGACGCGTGGTGGTGGAGCACGGCGGCTGGCGCATCCTGCTGCAGGTGTGCTACGATCTGCGCTTCCCGGTCTTCAGCCGCAACCGCGAGGACTACGACCTGGCGCTGTACGTGGCCAACTGGCCCGAGGCACGGCGCAGGCCCTGGTCGCAATTGCTGATCGCGCGCGCCATCGAGAACCTCGCCTACGTGGCAGGCGTGAACCGCGTGGGCATGGACGGCAAGGGCATCCACTACAGCGGCGATTCGGTGGCGCTGGACCCGCGCGGCGAAGCGATCGGCACCTTGGAACCCTCCAAGGAGGGTCTGCTCACCGTGACCTTGGACGCCGCATCGCTGCTGGAGTTCCGCGCGAAGTTCCCCGCGCATCTGGACGCGGACAGATCCACGATAGAAGGGTTGTAA
- a CDS encoding pyridoxal phosphate-dependent aminotransferase, which produces MRLPADKLPDVGTTIFAVMSQLAQETGAINLSQGFPDFPVDPELVSLVQEAMRGGHNQYAPMPGLPGLREALAAKVEALYGHAYDPATEITITAGGTQALFTALGAVVRPGDEVVVIDPAYDCYAPSVRLFGGSPVHVRLDDRMRFDAGALRAAITPRTRAVMINTPHNPGGTILRAADLDAIAAMLHGTDILLISDEVYEHLVFDGEPHASVIGHPALRERAFVVFSFGKVFHATGWKTGYVLAPKELMALFRKVHQFNVFSVNTPMQHALTNYLADPARYTSLPAFYQAKRDRFAEGLRGSRFQLLPCEGSYFQVADYGAISELGDRAFCEWLAREHGVAAIPLSPFYADPPKDQRLLRFCFAKQEATLDAAIDRLCKI; this is translated from the coding sequence ATGCGCCTGCCCGCCGACAAACTGCCCGACGTGGGCACCACCATCTTCGCCGTGATGAGCCAATTGGCCCAGGAGACCGGCGCCATCAATCTCAGCCAGGGATTTCCCGATTTTCCCGTGGATCCCGAACTGGTGTCGCTGGTGCAGGAGGCCATGCGCGGGGGCCACAACCAGTATGCGCCCATGCCCGGGTTGCCCGGCCTGCGCGAGGCGCTCGCCGCCAAGGTGGAAGCGCTTTACGGCCATGCCTATGATCCGGCTACGGAGATCACCATCACGGCCGGGGGTACACAAGCGCTCTTCACCGCGCTGGGCGCCGTGGTGCGCCCGGGCGATGAAGTGGTGGTGATCGATCCGGCCTACGACTGCTACGCGCCCAGCGTGCGGCTCTTCGGCGGCAGCCCGGTGCATGTGCGCCTGGATGACCGGATGCGCTTCGATGCCGGGGCCCTGCGCGCCGCGATCACCCCACGCACCCGCGCGGTGATGATCAACACGCCACACAATCCGGGTGGCACCATCCTGCGGGCCGCCGATCTGGACGCCATCGCGGCCATGCTCCACGGCACGGACATCCTGCTGATCAGCGACGAGGTGTATGAGCATCTGGTCTTCGACGGCGAGCCGCACGCTTCGGTGATCGGCCACCCGGCGCTGCGCGAAAGGGCCTTCGTGGTGTTCAGCTTCGGCAAGGTGTTCCACGCCACCGGCTGGAAGACCGGCTATGTACTGGCGCCCAAGGAGCTGATGGCCTTGTTCCGCAAGGTGCACCAGTTCAATGTGTTCAGCGTGAACACCCCCATGCAGCACGCGCTCACGAATTACCTGGCCGATCCGGCGCGATACACTTCACTTCCCGCCTTCTATCAGGCCAAGCGCGACCGGTTCGCCGAAGGGCTGCGCGGCTCACGCTTCCAGTTGCTGCCCTGCGAAGGCTCCTACTTCCAGGTGGCGGACTACGGCGCCATCAGCGAGCTCGGCGATCGCGCGTTCTGCGAATGGCTGGCCAGGGAACATGGCGTGGCGGCCATCCCGCTCTCGCCCTTCTACGCCGACCCGCCCAAGGACCAACGGCTGTTACGTTTCTGCTTCGCCAAGCAGGAGGCTACCTTGGATGCCGCCATCGACAGGCTATGCAAGATCTGA